The following are encoded in a window of Paenibacillaceae bacterium GAS479 genomic DNA:
- a CDS encoding Uncharacterized membrane protein YpjA, producing MDLRLGRQLLVYRPFLWLLFITNALGTVYGYYWYAYQLQETVSTGHPLWQLLFVPDSPTASLFFTLSLLYLLFPPSSPGRVAVWLRMIIEALAVLTSIKYGIWAVAMILAGAYQGEPLEPTHFMLMASHLGMAVEALLYLPFMKFGRLAAAGAFGWLLLNDYNDYKFEIFPYLPPQLYDQVPAVQAFTIGLSIFSFVLAMLCLALVRRRR from the coding sequence ATGGATTTGAGACTTGGTAGGCAATTGCTCGTTTACCGGCCGTTTTTGTGGCTACTGTTTATTACAAATGCACTGGGTACTGTTTATGGGTATTACTGGTACGCTTATCAGCTTCAGGAGACTGTTTCAACGGGACATCCGTTATGGCAGCTCCTGTTTGTGCCGGATAGCCCAACAGCCAGTCTTTTTTTCACGTTGTCACTCCTGTATTTGCTCTTCCCTCCATCTTCACCGGGAAGGGTTGCCGTATGGCTGCGAATGATCATTGAAGCGCTTGCTGTCCTTACGTCGATCAAGTACGGCATCTGGGCGGTCGCTATGATTCTCGCAGGAGCTTATCAAGGTGAGCCGCTCGAGCCGACGCATTTTATGCTTATGGCTTCCCACCTAGGGATGGCTGTTGAAGCGTTGCTTTATCTTCCGTTTATGAAGTTTGGCAGGCTGGCTGCCGCGGGAGCGTTCGGGTGGCTGCTGTTGAACGACTATAACGATTACAAATTCGAAATCTTCCCGTATTTGCCACCGCAGTTGTATGATCAGGTACCGGCTGTCCAAGCCTTCACGATCGGCTTATCTATATTCAGTTTTGTGCTGGCCATGTTATGTCTGGCACTCGTGCGTCGTCGGCGGTAA
- a CDS encoding NTP pyrophosphatase, house-cleaning of non-canonical NTPs: protein MEEKSLAEIQREVDRYIGQFKEGYFSPLSLVARMAEEVGELAREVNHTYGEKPKKADEADNSIEMELGDILFILNCFANSLNIDLTEAHNAVMHKFNTRDAERWTRKNSEPL, encoded by the coding sequence ATGGAAGAAAAATCACTCGCTGAAATCCAGCGTGAGGTCGATCGTTATATAGGCCAGTTCAAGGAAGGTTACTTCAGTCCGCTGTCCCTGGTGGCCAGAATGGCGGAAGAAGTCGGAGAACTAGCTCGAGAAGTTAATCATACTTATGGCGAAAAGCCAAAAAAGGCGGACGAGGCGGATAACTCCATTGAAATGGAGCTTGGCGATATTTTATTTATTTTAAATTGTTTTGCCAACTCGCTTAACATTGATCTGACCGAAGCACATAACGCAGTCATGCATAAGTTCAATACCCGTGACGCTGAACGCTGGACACGTAAAAACAGCGAACCGCTCTAA
- a CDS encoding dihydrodipicolinate reductase yields MTTPIKVAVAGASGRMGREVVKMVLQDEQLQLTGAMSPSAGAVDAGRMVGLDEAGITVSPTLEAMLTDADIDVLVDFTVPQTVYANTLEAITRGIRPVVGATGFTPEQIKELDELCKQQRIGGLIAPNFSIGAILMMKFAAEASKYFPHLEIIEYHGDQKLDAPSGTSIKTAELISAARREMKQGNPREEETIEGARGGYYDGFRIHSVRLPGVFAQQEVVFGAFGQSLKIRHDSYDRAGYMPGVAHAVKKVMTYEGLIYGFEHIMD; encoded by the coding sequence ATGACAACCCCAATTAAAGTTGCTGTTGCCGGAGCTTCCGGGCGTATGGGCCGCGAAGTAGTAAAAATGGTACTGCAAGACGAGCAGCTCCAGCTAACTGGCGCGATGTCTCCATCCGCTGGAGCGGTAGACGCCGGCCGGATGGTCGGGCTTGATGAAGCTGGTATTACGGTTTCGCCCACACTGGAAGCGATGCTGACAGATGCCGATATAGACGTACTTGTTGATTTCACCGTCCCACAGACGGTATATGCCAACACACTCGAAGCGATCACGCGTGGCATCAGGCCGGTCGTTGGTGCGACAGGCTTTACGCCGGAGCAGATCAAGGAGCTGGACGAGCTGTGCAAGCAGCAAAGGATCGGAGGGTTGATTGCTCCTAATTTTTCGATCGGAGCCATCTTGATGATGAAGTTCGCCGCAGAGGCGTCCAAGTATTTCCCTCATCTGGAGATTATCGAGTACCATGGCGATCAGAAGCTGGATGCACCATCTGGTACTTCCATCAAAACGGCCGAACTTATTTCTGCGGCACGTCGCGAAATGAAGCAGGGTAATCCTCGCGAGGAAGAAACGATTGAAGGAGCACGCGGCGGTTACTATGACGGCTTCCGAATTCACAGCGTTCGTTTGCCAGGCGTATTCGCCCAGCAGGAGGTTGTGTTCGGAGCTTTTGGCCAATCGCTGAAAATTCGTCATGATTCCTATGATCGCGCCGGATATATGCCAGGTGTTGCTCATGCCGTCAAAAAGGTCATGACTTATGAAGGGTTGATTTACGGCTTTGAACATATTATGGATTGA
- a CDS encoding bacillithiol biosynthesis deacetylase BshB1 → MEHTVDILVFGAHADDAEIGMGGTIAGHASRGIKVGICDLTRSEMSSNGNVDLREQEAEQAAKILGLSYRGCLGLPDRGLTGDAEQLAAVTREIRLRRPRIVFAPYWQDRHPDHNACSAIVEEAVFNAKLRRYLPELPPVVVEQLIYYYINDQRDLALTVDISDMIQLKIDALGAYRSQFDPINDGDRVETPLTQGYVRRVEYRDYLTGQAAGCDYAEGFALKRPHKVSTFIHS, encoded by the coding sequence ATGGAACATACAGTAGATATTCTTGTATTCGGCGCTCATGCGGATGACGCTGAGATTGGCATGGGCGGAACGATAGCGGGACATGCCAGCAGAGGAATTAAGGTCGGCATTTGCGATTTGACCCGCAGCGAGATGAGCTCCAACGGTAACGTTGATCTTAGGGAGCAAGAGGCGGAGCAGGCCGCAAAAATTCTTGGTTTATCCTATCGAGGCTGTCTCGGACTACCCGATCGGGGCTTAACCGGTGATGCGGAGCAGCTTGCCGCCGTCACGAGGGAGATTCGGCTGCGCCGACCGCGCATCGTGTTCGCGCCCTACTGGCAAGATCGCCATCCTGACCATAACGCTTGCAGCGCCATCGTCGAGGAAGCTGTGTTCAATGCCAAGCTACGTCGGTATTTGCCTGAATTACCACCTGTTGTGGTGGAGCAGCTAATCTATTATTACATAAATGATCAACGGGATCTTGCCCTTACAGTGGACATTTCGGATATGATTCAGCTCAAGATTGACGCGCTTGGGGCCTACCGCTCACAGTTCGACCCTATCAATGATGGCGACAGAGTGGAAACACCGCTTACTCAAGGTTATGTCCGGCGTGTTGAATACCGGGATTACTTGACAGGACAAGCGGCTGGCTGCGATTATGCAGAAGGTTTTGCGCTGAAACGTCCGCATAAAGTGTCGACTTTTATCCATTCATGA
- a CDS encoding Tetratricopeptide repeat-containing protein gives MDGEGCIKKAYECILKGDFDEAIQWFLQAIHLEPDNASFHYKCSVSCTRSGKWELALHHAAEACALKPGNEEYRYHLDVVDARRLVSDAKLLLASGESSPAQVMEFLQEARILDPLQAEACYLAARCCIELGRLQEAKQLAAEAFRLEPSMEEARLLYRQIKRMSRRRGRD, from the coding sequence ATGGACGGGGAAGGCTGCATCAAGAAAGCTTATGAATGCATTTTGAAAGGCGATTTCGATGAGGCCATCCAGTGGTTCCTGCAAGCCATCCATCTGGAGCCGGATAATGCGTCCTTTCATTATAAGTGCTCCGTTTCCTGTACGAGAAGCGGCAAGTGGGAGCTTGCGCTGCATCATGCAGCGGAGGCCTGTGCTTTGAAGCCGGGTAATGAAGAGTACCGTTACCATCTGGATGTAGTGGATGCACGGCGGCTCGTGTCTGATGCGAAGCTGCTGCTGGCCTCTGGTGAAAGCTCACCGGCGCAAGTGATGGAATTCCTGCAGGAAGCAAGAATTCTCGATCCGCTGCAAGCGGAAGCCTGTTATCTGGCTGCCCGTTGCTGTATAGAGCTGGGAAGGCTGCAGGAAGCGAAGCAGCTAGCTGCCGAAGCTTTTCGATTGGAGCCGAGCATGGAAGAGGCAAGGCTTCTTTATCGCCAGATCAAGAGAATGTCGCGGCGGCGGGGAAGGGATTAG
- a CDS encoding N-acetyl-alpha-D-glucosaminyl L-malate synthase BshA, with the protein MSRKLKIGITCYPTLGGSGVVATELGKLLAEKGHEIHFITHSIPFRLGQYHKNIFYHEVEVNNYYVFRYPPYDLSLASKMAQVAAMQNLDLLHVHYAVPHAVCAYLAKQMAGSGLKTVTTLHGTDITVLAQDESLKSLIRLAIDESDAVTAVSKDLIRETRELLDITRDIDLTYNFVDKRIYYPRDTTNLRGDYATNDEKILMHISNFRPVKRVGDVIDIFKRVNDHIPTKLLLVGEGPELSRIQCQIREMGLEDRVHFLGKQEDVAQVISLADLMLLPSEKESFGLVALEAMGCGVPTIGSTAGGIPELVSHGVTGFLSEVGDTADMARNAVRLLTNQSMYEEFSKACISRSCEEFCNEKITTEYEKIYYRVLGLEAELPMQACHG; encoded by the coding sequence ATGTCCAGAAAATTGAAGATCGGAATTACTTGTTATCCGACGCTGGGCGGCTCTGGTGTCGTGGCAACAGAGCTCGGCAAACTACTGGCGGAAAAGGGGCATGAAATTCATTTCATCACCCATTCCATTCCGTTCCGGCTCGGGCAGTATCACAAAAATATTTTTTATCATGAAGTCGAAGTGAACAATTATTATGTGTTCCGTTATCCGCCTTATGATTTGAGTCTGGCTAGCAAAATGGCTCAAGTGGCAGCAATGCAAAATCTGGACCTGCTCCATGTCCATTATGCTGTGCCGCATGCGGTATGTGCTTATCTGGCCAAGCAGATGGCAGGCAGCGGCCTAAAAACGGTAACAACTCTCCACGGAACAGACATTACCGTACTGGCGCAGGACGAGTCGCTTAAAAGCCTGATCCGCCTTGCCATCGACGAGAGTGACGCGGTTACTGCGGTCTCCAAGGATCTAATCCGCGAGACGCGGGAACTGCTTGATATAACACGGGATATAGATCTGACCTATAACTTTGTTGATAAGAGAATTTATTACCCGAGAGATACGACCAATTTACGTGGAGACTATGCTACTAACGATGAGAAAATATTGATGCATATTTCCAATTTCCGGCCGGTTAAGCGGGTTGGCGATGTCATAGACATTTTCAAGCGGGTCAATGATCATATTCCTACGAAGCTGCTGCTAGTCGGAGAAGGGCCAGAGCTGTCGCGCATTCAATGCCAGATCAGGGAGATGGGTTTGGAGGATCGAGTGCATTTCCTTGGCAAACAAGAGGATGTGGCTCAGGTTATCTCGCTTGCAGATCTGATGCTGCTTCCTTCCGAGAAGGAGAGTTTCGGTCTTGTCGCCCTGGAGGCGATGGGCTGCGGAGTTCCTACGATCGGTTCTACGGCAGGCGGTATTCCTGAACTTGTGTCGCATGGCGTTACAGGTTTTCTATCCGAAGTCGGAGATACGGCGGATATGGCCCGCAATGCAGTGCGGCTGCTGACTAATCAATCTATGTACGAAGAGTTCAGCAAAGCGTGCATATCGCGATCTTGCGAAGAGTTCTGCAACGAAAAAATCACGACCGAATACGAAAAGATTTATTATCGTGTGCTTGGCCTGGAAGCAGAGCTCCCGATGCAGGCTTGTCACGGATGA
- a CDS encoding RNA polymerase sigma-70 factor, ECF subfamily translates to MIRQIKQGNVELYSELMRRYQRKIMAFILHMLKSTKLEIVAEDLCSETFYKAYRSLHSFREVDAQFSTWLYTIARNTVLSELRKQRSVHIPFEESGVIPIASQDSAPEYRVLQGERMELVREAINALPEKQRSALILREYEGLDYQEIADILGGTVSSVKSLLFRARGSVKSQLEPYFGETESENFEGMKLR, encoded by the coding sequence TTGATCCGGCAAATCAAACAAGGAAATGTTGAGCTCTATTCCGAACTTATGAGGCGTTACCAGCGTAAAATTATGGCCTTTATCCTTCATATGCTGAAGAGCACCAAGCTGGAGATTGTCGCGGAGGATCTATGCTCTGAGACATTCTACAAGGCTTATCGCAGCTTGCATTCGTTCCGTGAAGTGGATGCGCAATTTTCCACTTGGCTGTACACGATTGCCCGCAACACGGTGCTAAGTGAGCTGCGCAAGCAGCGGAGCGTACATATTCCATTTGAAGAGAGCGGTGTAATACCGATCGCTTCTCAGGATTCAGCTCCAGAGTATCGTGTTTTGCAGGGAGAGCGGATGGAACTAGTGCGAGAAGCCATCAATGCTCTGCCTGAGAAGCAACGATCTGCACTCATTCTCCGGGAATATGAAGGTTTGGACTATCAAGAGATTGCTGATATACTGGGTGGGACCGTAAGCTCGGTCAAGTCATTATTGTTCCGTGCCCGGGGCAGCGTCAAATCTCAGCTGGAACCCTATTTTGGAGAAACGGAGAGCGAGAATTTCGAAGGGATGAAGCTGCGATGA
- a CDS encoding menaquinol-cytochrome c reductase cytochrome b/c subunit — MAHGNKNEKVVYVGDSRVRKPGGATIPPDYTSFPGRSEAFIPNFLLKEWMVGCVVLVGFLVLTIAHPAPLGYPADPTNSAFIPIPDWYFLFLYQLLKYPWVSGSYVAWGVVGIPGVAFGSLLLAPFLDTGKERRFYRRPIATALMLLSLVSCYYLTKVSWDFYQHELEITGTIPEHIVREEKAREAHAAGKEPPSATKPAEAVELVDANNAEVKSIMEKAGCLTCHATDLKGQAGANIPALRGVGDLLTKEELAEIITNGKDKMPAFGDKLSAEEIGTLADWLAKQKATE, encoded by the coding sequence ATGGCGCACGGCAACAAAAACGAAAAAGTCGTCTACGTTGGCGACTCCCGGGTGCGTAAGCCGGGTGGCGCAACGATACCGCCGGATTACACCTCCTTTCCGGGGCGCTCGGAAGCCTTCATCCCGAACTTCCTGCTTAAGGAATGGATGGTCGGCTGCGTAGTACTCGTCGGATTTCTTGTTCTGACGATCGCGCATCCGGCTCCGCTCGGTTATCCGGCGGATCCGACTAACTCTGCTTTTATTCCGATTCCGGACTGGTACTTCCTGTTCCTGTACCAGCTGCTCAAATACCCATGGGTATCCGGTAGTTATGTGGCATGGGGCGTAGTCGGTATCCCAGGTGTAGCGTTCGGCTCACTACTGCTGGCTCCTTTCCTGGACACCGGCAAAGAGCGTCGCTTCTACCGTCGTCCGATTGCTACAGCATTAATGTTGCTCTCGTTGGTATCCTGCTACTACCTCACTAAGGTGAGCTGGGATTTCTATCAACATGAGCTGGAGATTACCGGCACAATTCCTGAGCATATCGTACGTGAGGAAAAAGCACGCGAGGCTCATGCCGCTGGCAAGGAACCGCCTTCGGCGACCAAACCTGCTGAGGCAGTTGAGCTCGTAGACGCAAATAATGCGGAAGTAAAATCCATTATGGAAAAGGCAGGCTGCTTAACCTGTCACGCGACTGATCTGAAAGGTCAGGCCGGAGCTAATATTCCTGCGCTGCGCGGAGTAGGCGATCTGCTTACGAAGGAAGAGCTTGCCGAGATCATCACGAACGGCAAGGACAAGATGCCAGCTTTTGGCGATAAGTTGTCCGCAGAAGAGATCGGCACTCTTGCCGATTGGCTCGCCAAGCAAAAAGCAACCGAATAA
- a CDS encoding probable phosphoglycerate mutase: MKLGLIRHGRTDWNAMGRIQGVTDIPLNEEGELQAVLLANRLNKDELQWDAVVTSNLSRALETGRIIADKLGIPLLEPEPLLMERSFGSIEGTVEQERLDTWGTEWRTNPEAGMESDESVRARSAAFLKKYTEMMPDSRLLVVTHGSYLAQMLGVMVEGLDQSYLHNMCYSVLELNPEGWQSLLHNCTLHLEVTP, translated from the coding sequence ATGAAACTAGGACTAATCAGACATGGACGGACCGATTGGAACGCGATGGGGCGTATCCAAGGAGTAACCGATATTCCGCTCAATGAGGAAGGGGAGCTCCAAGCCGTACTGCTTGCGAATAGGCTGAATAAGGATGAGCTCCAGTGGGATGCAGTTGTAACGAGCAATTTATCCCGTGCTTTGGAGACGGGGCGCATTATTGCGGACAAGTTAGGCATACCGCTGCTGGAGCCCGAGCCGCTGCTCATGGAACGAAGTTTTGGCTCCATTGAGGGAACCGTAGAGCAAGAAAGGCTGGACACCTGGGGGACGGAATGGCGTACGAATCCAGAAGCCGGCATGGAAAGCGATGAGAGCGTACGTGCTCGGTCAGCAGCTTTTTTAAAGAAATATACGGAAATGATGCCTGATAGCAGGCTTCTGGTAGTCACTCATGGAAGCTACCTCGCTCAGATGCTCGGCGTCATGGTTGAGGGGCTTGATCAGTCCTATCTACATAATATGTGCTACTCTGTTCTGGAGCTTAATCCGGAAGGATGGCAGTCTCTGCTTCATAATTGCACCCTTCATCTTGAGGTAACTCCATAA
- a CDS encoding methylglyoxal synthase: MLQIAFIAHDRKKDEIVNFVTAYEDAFKDAKLYSTGTTGARIMERTSLQIHRFMSGPLGGDQQIGALVAQDELDLIIFLRDPLMAQPHEPDIIALLRLCDVQGIPVATNIATAELLVKAMMRGDFAWRELVHKYKPE; this comes from the coding sequence ATGCTGCAAATCGCATTTATCGCGCATGATCGCAAAAAAGATGAAATCGTCAACTTTGTGACCGCTTATGAGGATGCTTTTAAGGATGCCAAGCTATACTCGACTGGGACGACAGGCGCCCGCATCATGGAAAGAACATCTCTGCAAATCCACCGCTTCATGAGCGGTCCACTTGGCGGCGATCAGCAGATCGGCGCTCTTGTAGCCCAAGATGAGCTCGATCTCATCATCTTCCTTCGTGATCCGCTGATGGCTCAGCCGCATGAGCCGGATATTATCGCTTTGCTTCGCCTTTGCGACGTGCAAGGTATTCCGGTAGCGACTAATATTGCTACGGCTGAACTGCTCGTCAAGGCGATGATGAGAGGCGATTTTGCTTGGCGAGAACTCGTTCACAAATATAAGCCGGAATAA
- a CDS encoding menaquinol-cytochrome c reductase iron-sulfur subunit — MSNHEYQETAHTPIKRKEMSRRQFLAYTLGGATAFMAGGAVLPMIRFAVDPLLEKRAGGSYVKVVEESKVKVGEPTEFKFQIHQIDAWYISNPEQAAWIMKDENGKIFALSPICKHLGCTIGWNTSKNNQYVCPCHGAHYTVDGKNLNVAPAPLDEYQVKIENGFVYLGEIIPNTRV, encoded by the coding sequence ATGAGTAATCACGAGTATCAGGAGACCGCACACACTCCCATAAAGCGTAAGGAAATGTCCCGTAGACAATTTCTCGCGTATACCTTAGGAGGGGCCACCGCATTCATGGCTGGCGGCGCTGTACTGCCGATGATCCGGTTCGCCGTTGATCCCCTGCTGGAGAAGCGTGCTGGCGGCAGCTACGTTAAGGTAGTGGAAGAGAGCAAGGTGAAAGTCGGAGAGCCGACAGAGTTCAAGTTCCAAATCCATCAAATTGATGCTTGGTATATAAGCAATCCCGAGCAGGCAGCATGGATTATGAAGGACGAGAACGGCAAAATTTTCGCGCTCTCGCCGATCTGCAAGCACTTGGGCTGCACGATCGGGTGGAATACTTCGAAAAACAATCAATATGTGTGCCCTTGCCACGGCGCGCATTACACGGTTGACGGCAAAAACCTCAACGTAGCACCGGCTCCTCTTGATGAGTACCAAGTCAAAATTGAGAACGGTTTCGTCTACTTGGGAGAGATCATTCCCAACACGCGGGTTTAA
- a CDS encoding menaquinol-cytochrome c reductase cytochrome b subunit, with translation MFKSVYNWIDERLDVTPLWRDVADHEVPEHVNPAHHFSAFVYCFGGLTFFITVIQILSGMFLTMYYVPDIINAYASVDYLQHKVPFGSIVRGMHHWGASLVIVMMFLHTLRVFFTGSYKAPREMNWVVGMLIFFIMLGLGFTGYLLPWDNKAYFATKVGIQIANSVPYIGEYIKIFLQGGEIVGATTLTRFFAIHVFFLPGALLALLAAHFLMIRKQGIAGPL, from the coding sequence ATGTTTAAAAGCGTATACAACTGGATCGACGAACGTCTTGACGTGACGCCGCTGTGGCGGGATGTTGCGGATCATGAAGTTCCTGAGCATGTCAATCCGGCGCATCACTTCTCTGCGTTCGTTTACTGTTTCGGGGGTTTGACGTTCTTCATCACTGTAATTCAGATCTTATCCGGGATGTTCCTCACAATGTACTACGTGCCGGATATTATCAATGCTTATGCGAGTGTCGATTATCTTCAGCATAAAGTGCCGTTCGGCTCGATCGTACGCGGCATGCATCACTGGGGAGCGAGTCTCGTTATTGTAATGATGTTCCTACATACGCTTCGTGTCTTCTTTACGGGATCGTATAAGGCTCCCCGCGAGATGAACTGGGTTGTCGGCATGCTGATTTTCTTCATTATGCTCGGACTCGGTTTCACGGGTTACCTGCTTCCTTGGGACAACAAAGCTTACTTTGCAACAAAGGTCGGCATTCAGATCGCGAACTCTGTTCCGTACATCGGGGAGTATATTAAAATCTTCCTGCAGGGAGGCGAGATCGTAGGGGCGACCACACTTACCCGCTTCTTCGCGATTCACGTGTTCTTCCTGCCCGGCGCTCTGCTGGCATTGCTAGCTGCGCATTTCTTGATGATCCGCAAGCAAGGTATCGCGGGTCCTCTATAA
- a CDS encoding IDEAL domain-containing protein, producing the protein MDKMKANYEVMLALAAEMLLDEALMKFRTEKIYAAIDDALESRDKESFDKLSAQWNTLRR; encoded by the coding sequence ATGGACAAGATGAAGGCGAATTATGAAGTAATGTTGGCACTGGCAGCCGAGATGCTCCTGGATGAAGCTCTTATGAAGTTCCGCACGGAAAAAATATATGCCGCAATCGACGATGCACTCGAATCCCGTGATAAGGAAAGCTTCGATAAGTTATCCGCCCAATGGAACACACTCCGCCGCTGA
- a CDS encoding Uncharacterized membrane-anchored protein YitT, contains DUF161 and DUF2179 domains, with amino-acid sequence MSRIPLSYLYKTIIPVMLGTAIYAFGLQYFLLPNKLMEGGLTGIAVLLNYALGWKLSITTLVLNIPLFIIGLRILGRVPMIMTIVGTLSLSLFLFVFEKAITAGWMEPFNAEQDFILAALYAGVTLGSGLGIVFRFGGTTGGVDIAARIINRSKGWSMGQIILGFDVIIIAISLMYIPKEKVLYTLVTVFIAAKLIDFIQEGAYAAKAFSIISEKAEEIAERITIELERGVTLIPAVGAYSKAERKMIYCVVSRSEIRTLRLIVKSIDPRAFIVINDVHDVLGEGFKEEA; translated from the coding sequence ATGTCCAGGATTCCACTCAGTTACCTCTACAAAACGATTATTCCAGTCATGCTTGGCACGGCGATCTACGCATTTGGACTTCAATACTTCCTGCTGCCAAACAAACTGATGGAGGGCGGATTGACCGGCATCGCCGTTCTGCTTAATTACGCTCTTGGCTGGAAGCTGTCCATTACGACGCTTGTGCTCAACATACCGCTATTCATTATTGGTCTACGAATATTAGGGCGAGTGCCAATGATCATGACGATTGTGGGCACGCTCAGCCTCTCGCTGTTCCTGTTTGTTTTCGAAAAAGCGATCACCGCTGGCTGGATGGAGCCATTCAACGCGGAGCAAGACTTCATTCTTGCCGCCTTGTACGCCGGCGTAACACTTGGCAGCGGCCTCGGCATCGTCTTCCGATTCGGCGGCACGACTGGCGGCGTAGATATTGCTGCCCGCATTATTAATCGCTCCAAGGGCTGGAGCATGGGCCAGATCATTCTAGGTTTCGATGTGATCATCATCGCTATTTCCCTGATGTATATCCCTAAGGAAAAAGTACTCTACACGCTGGTCACAGTATTTATCGCAGCCAAGCTCATCGACTTTATTCAGGAGGGAGCCTACGCTGCTAAAGCCTTCTCCATTATTAGTGAAAAGGCTGAGGAAATTGCCGAGCGGATTACGATCGAGCTTGAGCGCGGTGTAACCCTTATCCCTGCTGTAGGCGCCTACTCCAAGGCGGAGCGTAAAATGATTTATTGCGTCGTCTCCCGAAGCGAGATCCGAACACTGCGGCTTATCGTCAAAAGCATCGATCCACGTGCCTTCATCGTCATCAATGATGTACATGATGTGCTTGGCGAAGGGTTCAAGGAAGAGGCTTAA
- a CDS encoding Sporulation protein YpjB (SpoYpjB) has translation MSRRWWTVAVACLAAALLLNGVAFAAAIRTNPANMAEQDARIKDKQAQFQAAAERLYDAVMNSERSELFYSLRDVRQLAEDGQLRQSGSELGWIAVDNSVREAQHEIEAGGNTHLLLSAASSIRLAADSLTAGSEALWLQYEPVIKEDARQLIIAWTTAGGQGGAAAGARMATLKGHWELIEPAALLARERDKAEGMRNSIVYSSKLLASLDGTRTGWAVRSFQAVSSAAEDLFRTDAQDDANLPANAIPQPLQPTGGWLLYSIVPLICALLGYVGWINYRRGQHGVTVMPAPAERPSRNGVARK, from the coding sequence ATGTCAAGACGATGGTGGACGGTTGCAGTAGCGTGCTTGGCGGCAGCCCTTCTATTGAACGGCGTCGCTTTTGCAGCAGCCATTCGAACGAATCCGGCGAACATGGCGGAGCAAGATGCGCGAATTAAGGACAAGCAGGCCCAATTCCAGGCTGCTGCTGAGCGGCTTTATGATGCGGTGATGAATAGTGAGCGCAGCGAGCTCTTTTATTCGCTGAGGGATGTGCGGCAGCTAGCCGAGGACGGACAGTTGCGACAATCTGGCAGTGAGCTCGGCTGGATCGCCGTGGACAATAGCGTCCGTGAAGCTCAGCACGAGATTGAGGCTGGTGGAAACACGCATCTTTTGCTTAGCGCTGCTTCCAGCATTCGGCTTGCTGCAGACAGCCTGACAGCAGGCAGTGAAGCATTATGGCTGCAGTATGAGCCGGTGATCAAAGAAGATGCCAGACAGCTGATTATTGCTTGGACGACAGCAGGGGGGCAGGGAGGAGCGGCTGCAGGGGCCAGAATGGCCACGCTTAAGGGACATTGGGAACTGATCGAGCCGGCAGCACTCCTAGCACGTGAAAGAGATAAGGCGGAGGGAATGCGAAACAGCATCGTCTACAGCTCCAAGCTACTGGCATCGCTGGATGGAACACGGACCGGTTGGGCCGTCCGGTCCTTCCAGGCAGTGTCGTCGGCAGCCGAAGATCTTTTCCGTACGGATGCGCAGGATGACGCGAATTTGCCTGCTAATGCTATCCCTCAGCCCTTGCAGCCGACAGGCGGTTGGTTACTTTATTCCATTGTCCCGCTCATTTGCGCTTTGCTTGGCTACGTGGGATGGATCAACTATCGTCGCGGACAGCATGGAGTGACAGTAATGCCAGCCCCTGCCGAACGCCCAAGCCGAAACGGTGTTGCACGCAAATAG